One Acidimicrobiia bacterium genomic window, ACAGCGGCCTCCCGTACCAGCGAATCATCGTGAGTGGTGGTGAGATGGGCCAGCACGGCCACGATCCCCGCCTCGGGGGGTTGGCGCTCCCCGCTGGCCCAAGCCGCCACCTCGACCACGGTGGCATCGGATCCACTGAGGGTGTGGAGGAGCGACGGTGCCTGATCCCCGGGAAGCAGGGCTACTGCCTCGCACGCCCGGCGCGCCACGGATGCCGCAGTATCCCCCAGGGCGGCCTCGAGATCGTCGATGTGCAGGGCGCCCATGCGCTCGAGGGCGCCGATAGCGCTGGAGCGCACGCCGGGGTTGGGGTGGATCAGGCCCGGGCGGGCGGTGGTTTCGTCGCCGTCGTGTCCGGCGAGGACGACGGCGCGGCGAACTTCGCCGTCGTCGGGATCAGTCATCGCGGCTCGTGGCTGAGCGATGGGATGGGATGGGGTCCACCACGGCGAGGCCACCCATGCCGGCGAGTTCGGTGCTGACCGCCATCGGGCCCACCCGGGCGCGGGCGCGTCGCCACCCGAGAGGTTGGCGGGGATCCCCGCCGAGCGGCGCGCCGGTGTCTTCCAGGTGTCTTCCTCCTGCCCGCGACTTGAGATTCGACCCGATACTGGCCACGCTGGGGCCGATGCTACCGCCGGAAAACCTTGTGCCTCATCCGAGTGCGGAAGAGGATGAGCCGCGACGTCTTGGTCGCCGGTGGCGGATTGTGGGCGTGGTGGGGGCCGTGTTGGTAGCCGTGGTGGTCGCTGCCGCTTTGATTCCGGTGCCCTATGTGGCGCTGAGGCCAGGGTCGGTCTGGCCGGTCAACAATCAGATCACGGTGGTGGATGCCGACAGTTTCCCGTCCGACCAACCGGTTGCCTTCACCACGGTGAGTTCGAGGTCCGCGTCGGTGCTGGAAGCGGCGGTGGGCTGGTTGGATAAGGATATTGACGTATTACCGAAGGAAGCCGTGCGGGGCAAGCTTTCGGCTGGCGCGAACCGTCGCTACAACGCCGAACTCATGGAGACCTCAATCTCCACTGCTATCGCGGTGGCGGAGGGGTATCTCGGCGAGGACGTGAGGATCACCACCTCGGGAGTCATCGTGCGTGAGATAAGTCCGGATTCGTCAGCCGCCGCAGTGTTGGAACGTAATGACGTGATCGTGACGGTGGATGACGAACCGGTGGATGAAATCGGTGAGCTCGGCACCTTGTTGCAGGTGGGGGGACCGGGAGCCTCCCATACGTTGGGAGTGGAGCGACCGGCGGGCAGCACTACCCGGATCAAGGTGCAGGTCACCACGGCGGCGGCGGAAGATAGGCCGGAGCGCGCCGTGATCGGGATTATTCCCCAGGATCGAATCGTGGACTTCGATTTTCCCATTGATGTCACAATCGACTCCGGCACGGTGGGCGGACCCTCCGCCGGCCTGGCGTTCACGCTGGCCGTGATCGATACCCTGACCCCGGGCCAACTCACCGGGGGGACTCGGGTGGCGGTGACCGGCACCATCGCGTTGGACGGCACAGTGGGGCCGGTGGGTGGTGGTGTGCAGAAGGCGGTGGCGGTGCGACAGGCGGGCTACGACGTGTTCCTCGTGCCGACCAGTGAGTTCGAACTCGTGCGGGCCGCGGTGGGTGATGACGTGCAGGTGATCGCGGTCGACACCCTGGAGGAGGCTCTGGCAGCCCTCATCGAACTGGGGGGAACTCCGGCGGAGTTGGTGCCGCAGGCGGCTGGCGGTGGCGGCGGCTGATTTACCCGTCCCCGCCCCACTCCGGGCGTAGTCGTAGCATTCGAGGGTGATGGCCGAATCGATCGATAGCACCGGTATTGCCCGCAAGGATTTTGGCGTAGGACGCCGCGGCTACGAACAGCAGGAGGTTCGTGCCTTTTTGCATGAGGTGTCGTCGTTGGTCGAGCGCCTCCAGCGGGAGGCCGTGGCGCTAGAAGAGCGTGCCCATCGGGCCGAGGCCCGGCTGGGGATGTCGGAACACCCGGATGATTCGATGCTTCTCGAGATGTTGGGCGAGGAGACCACTCGGGTGCTGTCCTCGGCTCGCGAGGCGGCGGCGGAGATCCGCACGAAGGCCGAGGCAGCGGCCGAGCGGATCATCGATGCCGCCACCAGCGAGGCGGCCTCCACACGGTCCGAGGCGGTACGAGAGGCTGATCGACGCCTGGCGGAGGCCCTCACCGAGAGTGAGTCGATGCGTACATCGGCCCGCCAGGAACTCGATCGTCTGAGCACCGAAGCCGCCGACGCCGCCCGTCATCGCCGTGAGGAGTTGGCGGCGCAGGCCCAGGCCGCTCGCGAGCAGCTCGACGCAGATCACGAACGGGCGCTGCAGGAGGCTGCCGCGTTGGCCGAGGCCGGCCGGCTCGAGGGCCGCCAGATGGTGGCGGAAGCGCAGGTGGTGCGAGAGCGAGTGCTTCGCGATTTGGCCTCGCGGCGCAAAAAAGCCCGCCAGCAGGTTGAGAAACTCAATGCTGGCCGGGAGCGATTGCTGGAGGCATACGACCTGGTGCGGCGTACCACCGATGAGGCCACCAACGAACTTGTGGTGTCGCTTTC contains:
- a CDS encoding PDZ domain-containing protein, which gives rise to MAERWDGMGSTTARPPMPASSVLTAIGPTRARARRHPRGWRGSPPSGAPVSSRCLPPARDLRFDPILATLGPMLPPENLVPHPSAEEDEPRRLGRRWRIVGVVGAVLVAVVVAAALIPVPYVALRPGSVWPVNNQITVVDADSFPSDQPVAFTTVSSRSASVLEAAVGWLDKDIDVLPKEAVRGKLSAGANRRYNAELMETSISTAIAVAEGYLGEDVRITTSGVIVREISPDSSAAAVLERNDVIVTVDDEPVDEIGELGTLLQVGGPGASHTLGVERPAGSTTRIKVQVTTAAAEDRPERAVIGIIPQDRIVDFDFPIDVTIDSGTVGGPSAGLAFTLAVIDTLTPGQLTGGTRVAVTGTIALDGTVGPVGGGVQKAVAVRQAGYDVFLVPTSEFELVRAAVGDDVQVIAVDTLEEALAALIELGGTPAELVPQAAGGGGG